A part of Salvelinus sp. IW2-2015 linkage group LG16, ASM291031v2, whole genome shotgun sequence genomic DNA contains:
- the mcm3l gene encoding MCM3 minichromosome maintenance deficient 3 (S. cerevisiae), like isoform X2, whose protein sequence is MEDLELREAQREYLDFLDDDQDQGVNQERVRSMVSENRCRLIVNINDLRRKNEKRAKALLKDSFSELVAFQRALKDLVASIDATYAKQFEEFHVGFEGSFGTKHVTPRTLAARYLGNLVCVEGIVTKCSLVRPKITRSVHYCPATKKTLERKYTDLTSLDAFPSSSIYPTKDEENNPLETEFGLCVYKDHQTLTIQEMPEKAPAGQLPRSVDIIANDDLVDTVKPGDRVQMVGIYRCLPAKQGGFTSGTFRTILLANHVKRMSKEIVPTFSAEDINKIKKFCKAHSKDVFEHLSCSLAPSIHGHEYIKKAILCLLLGGNETNLENGTRIRGDINILLIGDPSTAKSQLLRYVLHTAPRAIPTTGRGSTGVGLTAAVTTDQETGERRLEAGAMVLADRGVVCIDEFDKMSDMDRTAIHEVMEQGRVTIAKAGIMARLNARCSVLAAANPVYGRYDQYKTPMENIGLQDSLLSRFDLLFIVLDQMDADSDRKVSEHVLRMHRYRAPGEQEGTAMPMGSTVDVFATEDPNITEPAKQELQIYEKKDNVLHGHRNKKEKVVTMEFIRKYIHVAKLVKPVLTQEASDHIAEEYSKLRSHDQVNAESARTMPVTARALETMIRLSTAHAKARMSKTTDLVDAEAALELMQFAYFKKILEKRRKVVEDDMSVTQSQSQSQSQVASQRTSTRKRTCVGKENMDGAESDPYEFEDEEHAQSILKPKNATSQSLKKQEQDIRQDRPLLPRLKLFKAALMKAFQTTRSQSVAVTELLTLVNKTTHGQDDHEFDEQEVEKLLGRMQDDNQVMMSEGVVFLI, encoded by the exons ATGGAAGATCTGGAACTGAGAGAGGCGCAGAGAGAATACTTGGACTTTCTGGATGACGAT CAAGATCAAGGCGTTAATCARGAGAGGGTCAGAAGTATGGTGTCAGAAAACCGGTGCCGCCTCATCGTGAACATCAACGACCTGAGAAGGAAGAACGAGAAGCGGGCCAAAGC CTTGCTGAAAGACTCCTTCAGTGAACTCGTTGCTTTCCAAAGAGCTCTGAAGGACTTGGTTGCATCCATCGACGCAACCTACGCCAAGCAGTTTGAGGAGTTCCATGTGGGGTTCGAGGGTAGCTTTGGAACCAAGCACGTGACCCCTCGAACCCTCGCGGCACGATATCTCGGGAACCTGGTTTGCGTGGAAGGAATCGTTACCAAGT GTTCTCTGGTGAGGCCTAAGATCACCCGTAGTGTCCACTACTGTCCAGCCACTAAGAAGACCTTGGAGAGGAAGTACACTGACCTGACCTCCCTGGACGCTTTCCCTTCCAGCTCCATATACCCTACCAAG GATGAGGAGAACAACCCCTTAGAGACAGAGTTTGGGTTATGTGTCTATAAGGaccaccagaccctgaccatcCAGGAGATGCCTGAGAAGGCCCCTGCCGGACAGCTCCCCCGCTCTGTGGACATAATCGCTAACGATGACCTGGTCGACACGGTCAAACCGGGCGACCGTGTTCAGATGGTTGGGATCTACCGCTGTCTGCCGGCCAAACAAGGAGGTTTCACCTCTGGCACCTtcag GACAATTCTGCTGGCCAATCACGTGAAGCGGATGAGTAAAGAAATCGTGCCGACCTTTTCTGCTGAAGATATTAATAAAATCAAGAAGTTCTGTAAAGCCCATTCTAAA GATGTGTTTGAGCATCTGAGCTGCTCGCTGGCTCCCAGTATACATGGCCATGAGTACATAAAGAAGGCCATTCTGTGTCTCCTGCTGGGGGGCAACGAGACCAACCTGGAGAATGGGACACGTATCCGTGGAGACATCAACATACTGCTGATTG gTGACCCGTCGACGGCTAAGTCCCAGCTGCTGCGCTACGTCCTGCACACTGCTCCGCGGGCCATACCAACTACAGGACGTGGATCAACTGGCGTGGGGTTGACCGCCGCTGTCACCACAGACCAGGAGACTG GTGAGCGGCGGCTGGAGGCCGGGGCTATGGTACTGGCAGACAGAGGAGTGGTGTGCATCGATGAGTTTGACAAGATGTCTGACATGGACCGCACAGCCATCCACGAGGTGATGGAGCAGGGCCGTGTCACCATCGCTAAGGCTGGCATAATGGCCAGGCTCAACGCCCGCTGCAGTGTGCTAGCCGCCGCTAACCCAGTCTACGGCAGG TACGACCAGTATAAGACTCCCATGGAGAACATCGGTCTGCAGGACTCTCTGTTGTCTCGGTTCGACCTTCTCTTCATTGTTCTGGACCAGATGGATGCAGACAGTGACAGGAAGGTCTCGGAGCATGTTCTACGCATGCACCGCTACAGAGCACCAGGGGAGCAGGAGGGAACAG CCATGCCCATGGGCAGCACTGTGGATGTGTTCGCCACGGAGGACCCCAACATCACAGAACCCGCCAAACAGGAACTCCAGATCTACGAGAAGAAGGACAATGTCCTGCACGGACACCGGAATAAAAA GGAGAAAGTAGTTACCATGGAGTTTATCAGGAAGTACATCCACGTGGCTAAGCTGGTGAAGCCTGTTCTAACCCAGGAGGCATCAGACCACATAGCAGAGGAGTACTCCAAGCTCCGCAGCCATGACCAAGTGAACGCCGAATCAGCCAGG ACAATGCCGGTGACAGCCCGAGCGCTAGAGACAATGATACGATTGTCCACTGCCCACGCCAAAGCCCGCATGAGCAAGACCACAGACTTGGTTGACGCAGAGGCTGCCCTGGAGCTCATGCAGTTTGCCTACTTTAAAAAG AttctggagaagaggaggaaggttgTAGAGGACGACATGAGTGTGACTCAGAGCCAATCACAGAGCCAGAGCCAGGTGGCCAGTCAGAGGACAAGCACCAG GAAGCGTACCTGTGTGGGTAAGGAAAACATGGATGGGGCAGAGTCTGACCCTTATGAGTTTGAGGATGAGGAACACG CCCAGTCTATTCTGAAACCCAAGAATGCTACCTCTCAGAGCCTGAAGAAGCAAGAACAGGACATCAGACAGGACAG accCCTCCTGCCCAGGCTGAAGCTATTTAAGGCTGCTCTGATGAAGGCCTTTCAGACTACACGTTCCCAGTCTGTAGCGGTGACGGAGCTCCTGACCCTGGTCAATAAGACCACACACGGTCAGGACGACCATGAGTTTGACGAGCAGGAGGTCGAGAAGCTGCTGGGGCGCATGCAGGACGACAACCAGGTCATGATGTCAGAGGGCGTGGTCTTCCTAATTTAG
- the mcm3l gene encoding MCM3 minichromosome maintenance deficient 3 (S. cerevisiae), like isoform X1, translated as MEDLELREAQREYLDFLDDDQDQGVNQERVRSMVSENRCRLIVNINDLRRKNEKRAKALLKDSFSELVAFQRALKDLVASIDATYAKQFEEFHVGFEGSFGTKHVTPRTLAARYLGNLVCVEGIVTKCSLVRPKITRSVHYCPATKKTLERKYTDLTSLDAFPSSSIYPTKDEENNPLETEFGLCVYKDHQTLTIQEMPEKAPAGQLPRSVDIIANDDLVDTVKPGDRVQMVGIYRCLPAKQGGFTSGTFRTILLANHVKRMSKEIVPTFSAEDINKIKKFCKAHSKDVFEHLSCSLAPSIHGHEYIKKAILCLLLGGNETNLENGTRIRGDINILLIGDPSTAKSQLLRYVLHTAPRAIPTTGRGSTGVGLTAAVTTDQETGERRLEAGAMVLADRGVVCIDEFDKMSDMDRTAIHEVMEQGRVTIAKAGIMARLNARCSVLAAANPVYGRVRRANANPVYGRVRRANANPVYGRYDQYKTPMENIGLQDSLLSRFDLLFIVLDQMDADSDRKVSEHVLRMHRYRAPGEQEGTAMPMGSTVDVFATEDPNITEPAKQELQIYEKKDNVLHGHRNKKEKVVTMEFIRKYIHVAKLVKPVLTQEASDHIAEEYSKLRSHDQVNAESARTMPVTARALETMIRLSTAHAKARMSKTTDLVDAEAALELMQFAYFKKILEKRRKVVEDDMSVTQSQSQSQSQVASQRTSTRKRTCVGKENMDGAESDPYEFEDEEHAQSILKPKNATSQSLKKQEQDIRQDRPLLPRLKLFKAALMKAFQTTRSQSVAVTELLTLVNKTTHGQDDHEFDEQEVEKLLGRMQDDNQVMMSEGVVFLI; from the exons ATGGAAGATCTGGAACTGAGAGAGGCGCAGAGAGAATACTTGGACTTTCTGGATGACGAT CAAGATCAAGGCGTTAATCARGAGAGGGTCAGAAGTATGGTGTCAGAAAACCGGTGCCGCCTCATCGTGAACATCAACGACCTGAGAAGGAAGAACGAGAAGCGGGCCAAAGC CTTGCTGAAAGACTCCTTCAGTGAACTCGTTGCTTTCCAAAGAGCTCTGAAGGACTTGGTTGCATCCATCGACGCAACCTACGCCAAGCAGTTTGAGGAGTTCCATGTGGGGTTCGAGGGTAGCTTTGGAACCAAGCACGTGACCCCTCGAACCCTCGCGGCACGATATCTCGGGAACCTGGTTTGCGTGGAAGGAATCGTTACCAAGT GTTCTCTGGTGAGGCCTAAGATCACCCGTAGTGTCCACTACTGTCCAGCCACTAAGAAGACCTTGGAGAGGAAGTACACTGACCTGACCTCCCTGGACGCTTTCCCTTCCAGCTCCATATACCCTACCAAG GATGAGGAGAACAACCCCTTAGAGACAGAGTTTGGGTTATGTGTCTATAAGGaccaccagaccctgaccatcCAGGAGATGCCTGAGAAGGCCCCTGCCGGACAGCTCCCCCGCTCTGTGGACATAATCGCTAACGATGACCTGGTCGACACGGTCAAACCGGGCGACCGTGTTCAGATGGTTGGGATCTACCGCTGTCTGCCGGCCAAACAAGGAGGTTTCACCTCTGGCACCTtcag GACAATTCTGCTGGCCAATCACGTGAAGCGGATGAGTAAAGAAATCGTGCCGACCTTTTCTGCTGAAGATATTAATAAAATCAAGAAGTTCTGTAAAGCCCATTCTAAA GATGTGTTTGAGCATCTGAGCTGCTCGCTGGCTCCCAGTATACATGGCCATGAGTACATAAAGAAGGCCATTCTGTGTCTCCTGCTGGGGGGCAACGAGACCAACCTGGAGAATGGGACACGTATCCGTGGAGACATCAACATACTGCTGATTG gTGACCCGTCGACGGCTAAGTCCCAGCTGCTGCGCTACGTCCTGCACACTGCTCCGCGGGCCATACCAACTACAGGACGTGGATCAACTGGCGTGGGGTTGACCGCCGCTGTCACCACAGACCAGGAGACTG GTGAGCGGCGGCTGGAGGCCGGGGCTATGGTACTGGCAGACAGAGGAGTGGTGTGCATCGATGAGTTTGACAAGATGTCTGACATGGACCGCACAGCCATCCACGAGGTGATGGAGCAGGGCCGTGTCACCATCGCTAAGGCTGGCATAATGGCCAGGCTCAACGCCCGCTGCAGTGTGCTAGCCGCCGCTAACCCAGTCTACGGCAGGGTGAGACGAGCTAATGCTAACCCAGTCTACGGCAGGGTGAGACGAGCTAATGCTAACCCAGTCTACGGCAGG TACGACCAGTATAAGACTCCCATGGAGAACATCGGTCTGCAGGACTCTCTGTTGTCTCGGTTCGACCTTCTCTTCATTGTTCTGGACCAGATGGATGCAGACAGTGACAGGAAGGTCTCGGAGCATGTTCTACGCATGCACCGCTACAGAGCACCAGGGGAGCAGGAGGGAACAG CCATGCCCATGGGCAGCACTGTGGATGTGTTCGCCACGGAGGACCCCAACATCACAGAACCCGCCAAACAGGAACTCCAGATCTACGAGAAGAAGGACAATGTCCTGCACGGACACCGGAATAAAAA GGAGAAAGTAGTTACCATGGAGTTTATCAGGAAGTACATCCACGTGGCTAAGCTGGTGAAGCCTGTTCTAACCCAGGAGGCATCAGACCACATAGCAGAGGAGTACTCCAAGCTCCGCAGCCATGACCAAGTGAACGCCGAATCAGCCAGG ACAATGCCGGTGACAGCCCGAGCGCTAGAGACAATGATACGATTGTCCACTGCCCACGCCAAAGCCCGCATGAGCAAGACCACAGACTTGGTTGACGCAGAGGCTGCCCTGGAGCTCATGCAGTTTGCCTACTTTAAAAAG AttctggagaagaggaggaaggttgTAGAGGACGACATGAGTGTGACTCAGAGCCAATCACAGAGCCAGAGCCAGGTGGCCAGTCAGAGGACAAGCACCAG GAAGCGTACCTGTGTGGGTAAGGAAAACATGGATGGGGCAGAGTCTGACCCTTATGAGTTTGAGGATGAGGAACACG CCCAGTCTATTCTGAAACCCAAGAATGCTACCTCTCAGAGCCTGAAGAAGCAAGAACAGGACATCAGACAGGACAG accCCTCCTGCCCAGGCTGAAGCTATTTAAGGCTGCTCTGATGAAGGCCTTTCAGACTACACGTTCCCAGTCTGTAGCGGTGACGGAGCTCCTGACCCTGGTCAATAAGACCACACACGGTCAGGACGACCATGAGTTTGACGAGCAGGAGGTCGAGAAGCTGCTGGGGCGCATGCAGGACGACAACCAGGTCATGATGTCAGAGGGCGTGGTCTTCCTAATTTAG